One window from the genome of Toxotes jaculatrix isolate fToxJac2 chromosome 17, fToxJac2.pri, whole genome shotgun sequence encodes:
- the gnmt gene encoding glycine N-methyltransferase, with amino-acid sequence MSVDSVFRTRSLGVAAEGLPDQYADGKAAKVWQLYIGDTQSRTQEYKSWVVSLLKQQGVRRVLDVACGTGVDSIMLVEEGFNMVSVDASDKMLKYALKARWERRKEPAFDQWVIEEANWLTLSEDIQKPGDGFDAVICLGNSFAHLPDFKGDQSDQKLALQNIASMVRPGGILIIDHRNYDYILETGLAPQGKNIYYKSDLTQDISTSVLWVDSKPHMITLDYTIQVPQASLQNLPEVSKFRLSYYPHRLESFKGLLTEAFNGKMEHSVYGDFKTYVPGQTQAPCYFIHVCKKTA; translated from the exons ATGTCGGTCGACAGCGTGTTTAGGACCCGCTCTCTCGGCGTGGCCGCCGAAGGTCTTCCTGATCAGTATGCCGACGGCAAAGCAGCGAAAGTCTGGCAGCTGTACATCGGAGACACGCAGAGTAGGACGCAGGAGTACAAAAGCTGGGTGGTGTCTTTGCTGAAACAGCAAGGTGTGCGGAGAGTGCTGGATGTAGCCTGCGGAACAGG agttgACTCCATTATGTTGGTGGAGGAGGGGTTTAATATGGTGAGCGTGGATGCCAGCGACAAAATGCTCAAGTATGCACTGAAGGCGAGatgggagagaagaaaagagccAGCTTTTGATCAGTGGG TTATTGAAGAGGCCAACTGGCTGACGTTATCAGAAGATATTCAGAAACCTGGGGATGGCTTTGATGCCGTTATCTGCCTTGGCAACTCATTTGCCCATTTACCAGACTTTAAAG GGGACCAGAGTGACCAAAAGTTGGCCCTTCAGAACATCGCCAGCATGGTGAGACCCGGTGGGATCCTTATCATTGACCACCGTAACTACGACTACATCCTGGAGACTGGGCTGGCTCCACAAGGCAAAAATATCTACTACAAG AGTGATCTAACTCAGGACATCTCCACCTCGGTGCTGTGGGTCGACAGTAAGCCTCATATGATCACTCTGGACTACACCATCCAAGTGCCCCAGGCCTCCCTCCAGAATCTTCCTGAGGTCAG TAAATTCCGTCTGTCATACTACCCCCACCGTCTGGAGAGTTTCAAAGGGCTGCTGACCGAGGCCTTCAACGGCAAAATGGAGCACAGTGTCTATGGAGACTTCAAGACGTACGTCCCAGGCCAGACTCAGGCTCCCTGCTATTTCATCCATGTCTGTAAGAAGACAGCCTAA
- the LOC121197285 gene encoding fibrillin-3-like: protein MACLKLTTLVILMSVIFLLSCKTGFGMKQPSTCRPVCTGSDCITVNQERVDFKTAEEACRDNNGELMTLQPETDENILDNLSQELFGNFWIGLHLAAGTCSNLSAPLRGYEWTSGSTPSSFVPSFGIWKDSIKVCSPSCVSLSKDQMWTERPCLDKIDGYLCRTKHKDACQAQELSEPRVFKSSKGCSAGPCEHICKDVEGGYECSCFTGYSPDSKDPRQCKVYCGEQKCPIVCDTHDSCSCPSGFVRNEKFCVDIDECEMRECAQGCENTFGSFVCSCKEGFVLKGQVHCVKAEHREGFVITTPITTAFLQSDTNLNTVRASSTPAGGLLWIRTFIALAVAIFISVVLFC, encoded by the coding sequence ATGGCTTGCCTGAAACTAACGACACTGGTTATTTTGatgtcagttatttttttattgtcttgtaAGACAGGATTTGGCATGAAGCAGCCTAGCACCTGTAGGCCTGTTTGTACGGGAAGTGACTGCATAACTGTTAACCAAGAACGAGtggattttaaaacagcagaggaagcaTGCCGTGACAACAATGGGGAACTGATGACACTTCAGCCTGAGACAGATGAGAATATCCTTGACAATTTGAGTCAAGAATTATTTGGAAACTTCTGGATCGGACTGCATTTAGCAGCTGGCACCTGTAGCAACCTTTCGGCTCCACTCAGGGGCTATGAGTGGACCTCTGGCAGCACACCCAGCAGCTTTGTTCCGTCCTTTGGCATCTGGAAAGACAGCATTAAGGTCTGCTCTCCGAGCTGTGTGTCACTTTCCAAAGATCAAATGTGGACAGAGAGACCGTGCTTGGACAAAATAGATGGATATTTGTGCAGAACAAAGCATAAGGATGCATGCCAGGCACAAGAATTATCAGAACCGAGAGTTTTCAAAAGCTCTAAAGGCTGCTCAGCAGGCCCTTGTGAGCACATTTGCAAAGATGTGGAAGGGGGTTATGAATGTTCTTGTTTCACAGGATATAGCCCAGACAGCAAAGACCCGAGGCAGTGCAAAGTATACTGTGGAGAACAGAAATGCCCCATTGTATGTGATACACACGATTCATGCTCATGTCCTTCTGGATTTGTAAGGAATGAGAAATTCTGTGTGGATATTGATGAATGTGAGATGAGGGAATGTGCTCAGGGGTGTGAAAACACTTTTGGAAGTTTTGTGTGCTCCTGTAAAGAAGGATTTGTACTTAAAGGTCAAGTCCACTGCGTCaaagcagagcacagagagggTTTTGTGATCACAACTCCCATCACCACAGCTTTTCTTCAGTCTGACACTAATTTAAATACTGTGAGGGCTTCTTCAACACCTGCTGGGGGTCTTCTCTGGATAAGGACTTTCATTGCTTTGGCTGTGGCCATCTTCAtatctgtggttttattttgttaa
- the LOC121197284 gene encoding complement component C1q receptor, which produces MLWIFLLQLISSVNGLSGPEHETLCTSNACFTLHMDKVSFAKASQNCVHNGGYLMTVRDREEEDVLHLLLSQIQGQGQERVLKFWIGLKLNKGDCVLADSTLRGFKWVSGEEDSHYSNWGEEPVSTCTKDRCVKVHYTLLGQNPLTWAVDTCRKPAFYVCKFYFKGMCKPLAVLGPGLITYRAPFSEQPQRSEMKSFPLGTYAEILCNDKQQGYTVCTGENGSYQWTDPGPFCRTGNPNCAINNGGCEDFCLQDADEVRCLCRDGYELNEDGLTCRIKDSCGADTCEHQCVMGESGYSCKCRHGFKLDENQRNCSDIDECQSQTCEGHLCVNTQGSYTCACEDGYEMIDGKCSDVDECAQSRCEHSCLNSIGSFSCYCNEGFTLAQNGHSCADINECVSNHCQFACNNTVGSFLCACPQGFHLETNGSTCAPDVTEASAASSDGPADEDTQENFTESLARTTVELQHQSPHTDSPLPDLLNVTHIGQESNTSTVTSFAKIFNSRVLICVLGSAIPLLALVAVTLAVVIFRCNRSKKEAKKKPTTDGYCWVSSGLDPRLEKLYESILTDDL; this is translated from the coding sequence ATGTTGTGGATTTTTCTACTGCAGCTCATCAGCAGTGTTAATGGTTTGTCTGGACCTGAACATGAGACTTTGTGCACTTCGAACGCCTGCTTCACCCTACACATGGACAAGGTGAGCTTTGCAAAGGCCAGTCAGAACTGTGTCCACAACGGAGGTTATCTGAtgactgtcagagacagagaagaagaggatgtGCTGCACTTGCTTCTCTCACAAATCCAAGGACAAGGACAAGAAAGGGTGCTTAAATTTTGGATTGggttaaaactaaacaaagggGACTGTGTGTTAGCTGACAGTACTCTCAGGGGGTTTAAGTGGGTATCTGGGGAGGAAGATTCCCACTACTCCAACTGGGGAGAAGAACCTGTCTCCACCTGCACAAAGGATAGGTGTGTAAAGGTTCATTACACTTTACTGGGTCAGAATCCACTGACATGGGCTGTTGACACTTGCAGAAAACCTGCTTTTTACGTATGTAAGTTTTACTTTAAGGGAATGTGCAAGCCTTTGGCCGTCCTGGGACCTGGACTAATTACCTACAGGGCGCCCTTCTCAGAACAGCCAcaaagaagtgaaatgaaatcgTTTCCACTCGGTACATATGCTGAGATATTATGCAATGacaaacagcaaggctacactGTGTGTACGGGGGAGAACGGCTCCTATCAGTGGACAGACCCTGGGCCATTTTGCAGAACGGGAAACCCAAACTGCGCGATCAACAACGGCGGATGCGaagatttctgcctccaggaCGCAGATGAAGTCCGATGCCTTTGCAGAGACGGTTATGAGCTGAACGAGGATGGACTCACTTGTCGGATTAAAGACTCGTGTGGGGCTGACACCTGTGAGCATCAGTGCGTCATGGGGGAGTCAGGATATTCCTGCAAATGTAGACATGGGTTCAAACTGGATGAAAACCAGCGCAACTGCTCTGATATCGACGAGTGCCAGTCACAGACCTGCGAGGGTCATTTGTGCGTAAATACGCAGGGCAGTTACACGTGTGCGTGCGAAGACGGCTACGAAATGATCGACGGTAAATGCAGTGATGTGGATGAGTGCGCGCAATCAAGATGTGAGCACAGCTGCTTAAACAGTATTGGATCCTTCTCGTGCTACTGCAACGAGGGCTTCACTTTAGCCCAGAATGGCCACTCGTGTGCAGACATAAATGAATGCGTCAGTAACCACTGCCAGTTCGCATGCAACAATACTGTGGGCAGCTTCTTGTGCGCGTGCCCGCAGGGCTTCCATCTAGAAACCAATGGATCGACGTGCGCTCCCGATGTGACAGAGGCATCAGCTGCTTCATCAGATGGCCCAGCTGACGAGGACACACAGGAAAACTTCACGGAGTCCTTAGCCAGAACCACCGTTGAGCTCCAACACCAGTCCCCTCACACTGACTCACCGCTCCCAGACCTGTTGAACGTTACGCACATTGGCCAGGAGAGCAACACATCGACGGTGACAAGTTTTGCCAAGATTTTTAATTCCAGGGTATTAATCTGCGTCCTCGGTTCAGCCATTCCTCTGCTCGCGCTGGTCGCAGTGACTttagctgttgttatttttcGATGCAATCGCTCCAAAAAAGAAGCCAAGAAAAAGCCTACAACAGATGGCTACTGCTGGGTGTCCTCTGGTCTGGATCCACGTTTAGAGAAACTGTACGAGTCCATCTTGACTGATGACCTATGA